A genomic region of Chryseobacterium sp. KACC 21268 contains the following coding sequences:
- the prfH gene encoding peptide chain release factor H gives MDKIIQITSGRGPLECQWVVAKVLKVFLEEAKQNKIGYEIIHRENGDENLTLKSATLVLKGKEANEFLKNWLGSILWIGKSTFRKFHKRSNWFIGIFELEGLEKIEFNEKEIQFQTARSQGSGGQNVNKVETAVRATYLKTGQSVFVQDSRSQLENKKISIIRLKEKVMEFHIQQLEKQMQETWNNHLNVQRGNPIRTFSGTDFKKNHQEKSFKKERHQLKNELKNYRNDLN, from the coding sequence ATGGACAAAATAATACAAATCACCTCGGGAAGAGGACCTTTGGAATGTCAGTGGGTAGTTGCCAAAGTTCTGAAGGTCTTTCTTGAGGAAGCAAAACAAAATAAAATCGGTTACGAAATTATTCACCGTGAAAATGGCGATGAAAACCTGACGTTGAAATCTGCAACTTTAGTTTTAAAAGGAAAAGAAGCAAATGAATTTCTGAAAAACTGGCTCGGAAGTATTCTTTGGATTGGGAAAAGCACGTTCAGAAAATTCCATAAAAGAAGCAACTGGTTTATCGGGATTTTTGAACTGGAAGGTTTGGAGAAAATTGAATTTAATGAAAAGGAAATTCAGTTTCAGACCGCAAGAAGTCAGGGAAGTGGCGGACAAAACGTGAATAAAGTGGAAACTGCCGTTCGGGCGACCTATTTAAAAACCGGACAGAGTGTTTTCGTGCAGGATTCCCGTTCGCAACTGGAAAACAAGAAAATTTCAATCATCAGATTAAAAGAAAAAGTGATGGAATTTCACATCCAGCAACTGGAAAAACAAATGCAGGAAACTTGGAACAATCATTTGAATGTTCAGCGGGGAAATCCTATCCGAACATTCTCAGGAACCGATTTTAAAAAGAATCATCAGGAGAAATCTTTTAAAAAAGAAAGACATCAACTGAAAAATGAATTAAAAAACTACAGAAATGACCTTAACTAA
- a CDS encoding alpha/beta fold hydrolase encodes MKTSVFFSFFLILLSIFSKAQMDDKFYQPKKEMKPLEFKNIENISLPVESDTITAVVLKPESKLIKKTIVFFHGAAGNISTYQYITKTLVEDGFQVVMVDVRGYGKSTGKPTHLNVAEDGQKMFDYLLARKDIRNTKIYLYGASLGSQIATHLAKENPTKISGLIVDGGMASFTDIAIHFAPQYKEMIEKALISPYSAKEDVKALSNVPKLFIYSKGDSIVPFEQGQLIYANAPEPKQFLEFTGEHIQAMVVDKSRIVAAIEKL; translated from the coding sequence ATGAAAACATCAGTATTCTTCTCGTTCTTCCTCATCTTATTATCAATTTTTTCCAAAGCTCAAATGGATGACAAATTCTATCAGCCCAAGAAAGAAATGAAACCTCTGGAATTCAAAAACATCGAAAACATCAGTTTGCCAGTTGAAAGCGATACCATCACCGCGGTCGTTTTGAAGCCCGAATCAAAATTAATAAAAAAAACAATTGTCTTTTTTCACGGTGCTGCCGGCAATATTTCAACTTATCAATACATCACCAAAACATTGGTGGAGGACGGATTCCAGGTCGTAATGGTAGATGTGAGAGGTTACGGAAAGTCAACAGGAAAACCGACCCACTTGAATGTGGCAGAAGATGGTCAAAAAATGTTCGATTATCTCTTGGCCAGAAAAGATATTCGAAACACAAAAATCTATTTGTATGGCGCTTCTTTGGGTTCTCAGATTGCAACGCATTTGGCTAAGGAAAATCCAACAAAGATTTCAGGACTGATTGTTGATGGCGGAATGGCGTCTTTCACAGATATTGCCATCCACTTTGCGCCGCAATACAAGGAAATGATTGAGAAAGCTCTGATTTCACCTTACTCTGCAAAAGAAGATGTGAAAGCTTTGAGCAATGTTCCAAAACTATTCATCTACAGCAAAGGCGACTCAATAGTTCCGTTTGAGCAAGGACAACTGATTTATGCCAACGCTCCCGAACCAAAACAATTCCTCGAATTTACAGGAGAACACATCCAGGCAATGGTTGTGGACAAAAGTAGAATCGTAGCGGCCATCGAAAAATTATAA
- a CDS encoding phosphatidylserine decarboxylase family protein has product MKLHKESKGTLVVAILFIAFIGAISIYYLELWSLVILIPLLVMLGLIFWFFRVPTRAILDHTENVVAPVDGKVVMIKEVIEDEFIKDKCIQVSIFMSPLNVHICRYPVSGDVIYKKYHPGKYLVAWHEKSSTENERTTVAVKSLTNHQVVFRQIAGYVARRIVFYCNVEDKAKAGHEFGFIKFGSRMDVFLPLDTEILCKIGDKTKGGIDVIARMRD; this is encoded by the coding sequence ATGAAACTACATAAAGAATCAAAAGGGACCTTGGTTGTTGCAATTTTGTTCATTGCATTCATTGGAGCCATATCCATTTATTATTTAGAATTATGGTCTTTGGTCATCTTAATTCCGCTTTTAGTGATGTTGGGATTGATATTTTGGTTTTTCCGGGTTCCAACGAGAGCCATTCTTGACCATACTGAAAACGTGGTTGCGCCAGTTGACGGGAAAGTCGTGATGATAAAAGAAGTAATCGAAGATGAATTCATCAAAGACAAATGCATTCAGGTTTCTATTTTTATGTCACCTTTGAATGTTCATATTTGCCGTTATCCGGTGAGTGGTGATGTGATTTATAAAAAATACCATCCGGGAAAATATTTGGTAGCCTGGCACGAGAAATCCTCTACTGAAAATGAAAGAACGACTGTTGCCGTGAAAAGTTTGACCAATCATCAGGTTGTTTTCCGTCAAATTGCAGGATATGTGGCGAGAAGAATTGTTTTCTATTGTAATGTTGAAGATAAAGCAAAAGCTGGTCACGAATTCGGATTCATCAAGTTCGGTTCCAGAATGGATGTTTTCCTTCCTCTGGACACCGAAATCCTTTGCAAAATCGGAGATAAGACAAAAGGTGGAATAGATGTCATCGCAAGAATGAGAGACTAA